gaaagaaattatatattatcaatattcctatgaaatattagacattattatgaaaatgttgccaattattactcccattattacacttcttttttcattacatgttgCCCCAAGAACACATtcatatgcaaattagatacagtATATAGATACATTGTATCGCTTGCATCACATTTAAGGCCATTTTACCCACACATTGCATCAAGTAAAACGGTATATCAATCAATTCCGTTATATCTTTGATtagttgagaatcatctttataaaagtttggttaaaaaaaaaaaaatcctgaaccCTAAAAATTGATTTGTAAATGGCATGTATATTGTTTTTGCCTATACGTGtcatttcatgtctttttattgttttaaacaaCCGAGTTctggtgtccactacagaggacatactgtagcataacatatgaataaaatatatttaaaaaaaaaaaaaaatcccatttgTTTATCACGCTCTAAACAATGTCATGACATGAAAAATACTAAATTCAAACAACCTTTTGTTTTTTCGGGCTCTCAGTAGGAAACATTACATTGTCCATCTGATCCAATatgtatattattaattttcatgtcacaaaaacactcaATTTAATTGCAATTCAGTTGTCTCCTGTCTTTCTCAAACCATATTTAAGTTATTAACAGTTTAACTCTGCGCTGTCATGTGCCAATTCAGGACTGAAACATTACGGAGGTAGAAACCACATCAAATGTAGGGTGAATgaagggtgattgggacacaaGGTCAGATGGGACAGTAACTATAtagaatttattttcttttcaaataaaaactttttttgctgAGGCCTAGCTGTGAGACCGCATAATTCAAATGGGATGCCCTCACTGGTCTAACATCATGTAAGTGGGCGGGGCATGCATCAAACAAGAAGTTGACCGTGAAATGCATGAACTGAGGAAAATGACATACGCTTTTGGTAGTTTTAATAATAAGGTCTTAAAATTGTCATAGCTACTACAAACGTTTGATAGAAACATGAATATGACAAACAATTGTTAATATCATGTTTCTATTTTCAGAATtaggttgtttttattttgtcccATCCACCCAAAcacaaaatgtataattttggGTGATTGGGACAGTGCTTAAATGCTTTGCTAATTAAGAAAATTATTAGCCTTGCAATAGAGAACCATTGTTTATGCTCTATATGCTCTAAATCAGTGTTCCCAACCATGTGCAAGCCCTAACCAACCACTAAAATATTCATGAACTAGCTAGATTTTACTAAAGTAAAACAACCAAATTCTGAAAATAGAAACATACTAGTTaaactctttttattttttattttttatttatttatttttttttactgattgcAGTAATAATTTTACTGTTGCATTAATGAAAGGTTTGTGCAGGTTAAATTTGTATGTCAAACAGTTAATTGGTGATGGGCCCACCATCTCATCTAAaggttaccaaaaaaaaaaaaaagttttgtatcagtttacttttttttctttttttctttttcttttttttttttatggggtATGaattttaggttttttttttttacttgtttaattgattttaaaatgttttcaatgaCTTTTGGACTTCAAACCTTCTTTTGatggatttcaaataaataaagttgaacaaacataaacatgGACTTTTAATGATGATGAACAGAAAAGgaaatattgcatataaaattatatcaaaGTATGAACTGTGCAATACCCTAAATCAATGGAAAGACGTGCTGTCTCAACAACCCAAACGTTACCAAATGGTTTTGCTCAGTTTGCAGAAAAGTGTATGTCGCACATCCTTTCATTATAATATACCATCGTTTCCTCCTCAAATGGATAGTTAACATCTTCAGTATTACAGCAATGTATCATGTGCTGAGctgatgtttttcatttaagACAAATTCCAAaactgtcccaatcacccttAATTCACCCtagtaaatacattaaaaaatgaataaacggttaaaagaaaaaaaagtcaacttTCAGTTTAGCGATTGTTTCCTCCATTTTTTATTTCCCCAACATtcgttttatttattaaattatttatctcctcacacatttaattcattgtgtatttatttatgcaggAATATGTGGAattattgtgtatttatttacacatttatttatatacaattttgtggatttatttattctggtatttatatatttattgtttttgcagGTTTCGTCCTCCATAAAAGATATGATTGTAAAATACATGATGAACGTCATCCTACACTCCTTCATTAGTAAAATCATAAATGGGCTTTATTTCGATGACGCATTAGTGATACTGAAAGCTGATTGGCTTGATGGTTATATATGCGGAAAAGAGCCAATTTAATCAATCTCTAGAGTTTATAAAATGTCCGATTTATTCTCCCTTGTGCCTTTTTACACGCATTTTGGACAGAAGCAATGCCTACATGATCCATTAGACTGTAAGTGCCTTAATTGCGAAGTGGACGCTTTTGCTCAATTATGAATAGGCTAATGAAGATTTTGGACACGAATATTTCCAaggattttaataataataataataataataacaacaacaataactgttcagaaagaataaaaattatatttattaaagaaaacgtCCAAATTAAGTTTGaaacagtcaataaatgtgttcagaTTCGACGTGCGCTCACGCGCTCTTCTTATGTGCACGTGCGTGCATGCGATATGAGTGATTCGAATTTGAGTTGCTATAGCGACGCGTGTTATGAATTCTGACTGATTATATACACTCGAACCGATCACTGTCTGTTGGTTGAGAGACGAGGCGAATTTACAGACTTTTGCAGAGTATTTTCTGTGCGAATCTTGTGACTTTGAAGCTGTTGGAGGATTTCTGAGAGGAGACTTTTATTCTAGAAGACATCGCAGGATATatcctttttatataaagttacatttttgaaaGAGTTCCTATTATTTTTGAGGATACTTTTATCGTTCTTCTCTTAGTTTAGAaggagtttgtttttatttcttttttttttaattaatttttgttttgttttatttttttattttctgtggaGGAGTATTTCTGAGGAGagttgtattttattgtattgcattttgtattgtattttgtatAGTTTTTATTGCAGATTGCAGGAAGATGTCGATGGCTCACATGATGGGTGAAAGAGGAGGCGAGTGCTTTAGTTTTTCACTTGTTTATGGTATGGTATGATGTACAATGATTGCCTAcattaatgtgaaaaaaattgTGCCAGGTAACCCATTTGATCCCCCAAGTGATCAGATGAATTTGATTCCTTGCATATGAAATAAACGCTTCAATTTGAGTAACTAAAGTAACAATTTGTAATTGACCCACTGACATTGATTATTGATACAACACAACTAACTATGTGATGTTTGGAGACCCAGTTCTGATGATCAGGATCCGCTGCCAGACCCGACCCAGACACAGAGCCAGGAGCTTCCTGGATATTTAACACCTCTGTCTTCTGAGTCGGCTGTTTCTATGTCCGCAGGTCAGGCTGTCAGGTCCGCCGACAGCTTCGATGGATGGCTGTGCCCTCCGCTGCCAGGTCAAGTTCCTGTCGAGCCAAAGGAGGCGTTACGTGGCCTAACTGCCCAGGGTGCCATGGAGGCTTCTCCTGTGAAATGGAGCTCAACAGGTGAGATTGAAATAAGGCCGGGCGGTGTAAAGTGGACAGATCAATGGTACTTGCGCTGTCTGACACACACACGAAACACGCGCACAAAAATCCTCTTCTCAGACGTCATTATATCGTTGCTTAATTTGATGTCAGAGATGTTTCTAATAGTTGAGTTTTCAATTGTTTTCTTCATTTCAGAAAAACCTACAGAACGCAGGAAGAGGAAACGAATTCGTTCTTTCCTCAACAGGCCGTGGACGGCGATGAAGAGTCCTTTCCGGTGCCGTTGCCCCTGTAGTGATGTGGATGTTGTGAAGCCTTTTGCCCCTTCACCAGATCTGGAGCCAGAGCCTGATCCCGAGCCACCGTCACCTGCTCCAGATCACTCCGGCGTCAAGCCAATTAATGGTTAGGTTATTTCTCCAACGTTATTTTGTCAGTTTTATTTTCcccattttaatatgattttttcGACACAACCAGcactgatatttttttaaataaaacaattgttttTCTTCCTTTCAGAAAAACCTACAGAAcgcaggaagaggaaaagaaTTCGTTCTTTCCTCAACAGGCTGTGGAAGGCGATGAAGAGTCCTTTCCGGTGCTGTTGCCCCTGTAGTGATGTGGATGTTGTGAAGCCTTTTGCCCCTTCACCAGATCTGGAGTCAGAGCCTGATCCCGAACCACCGTCACCTGCTCCGGATCTGGAGCCAGAGTCTGATCCCGAGCCACCGTCACCTGCTCCGGATCTGGAGCCAGAGTCTGATCCCGAGCCACCGTCACCTGCTCCGGATCTGGAGCCAGAGTCTGATCCCGAGCCACCGTCACCTTCTCCGGATCTGGAGCCAGAGTCTGATCCCGAGCCACCGTCACCTGCTCCGGATCTGGAGCCAGAGTCTGATCCCGAGCCACCGTCACCTGCTCCGGATCTGGAGCCAGAGTCTGATCCCGAGCCACCGTCACCTGCTCCAGATCACTCCGGCGTCAAGCCAATTAATGGTAAGTCGGCAGTGGTTATTTCTCCAACGTTATTTTGTCAGTTTTATTTTCcccattttaatatgattttctCGACACAACCAgcactgatattttttttaaacgaaaCAATGGCTCTAGCAATCTCATATATTTTGTAGattttactgtttgtttttcagaGTCCTTTGAGTCTCTTTATGACGTGGGAGAGATGCTTGGATCCGGAGGATTTGGCAGGGTGTACGAGGGAACGCGCAAATTTGATGGCAAAAAGGTAAATCTTACCGAATCGTACAAACATTTTGCTCTTGCATgcatcaaaacatatttaaaacaatttacacaGATGGTTTAATACTTAGTGCAAGATCAGGTGCTTGAATACAGTTactgttttgatttttgttgttgtttgttttttgcaggtTGCCATCAAGCAGATGCTCAAGATTGACAACGATCGTTATCTTCATATTGTAAGTTGGCCAAAGCCTGAATATGTATTTAGTTGTTTAAGTGCAGATTACTGTAGTTGATACACCCGTAGGAAGCATCAGGTGTGAATGTGATTGACAAATAAGCCTAGAGGCACCAAATAACTTTGAGCTGAAAAGCCTCTTTTGAACGTATCTAAAAAGATCAaagaaaagtacatttaaaaaatgacatgtTTTCTTCAGATTTTTACCCAGCTAACCTTCTGTCTACTGCTTTTCTCTAGCCTGGGCACCCCAAACCTCTCGTTACCGAAGTGGCGCTGTTGCTGATGATGAGGCGAGAACCCATATGCCCCTACGTCATACATCTATACGAGTGGTTTGAACATCCTCAAACGTTCACTCTCGTTATGGAGTACCCGGAACCCTGCGAGAGCCTGCATGACTTCATCGCCCGTAACCCTCGACTGTGTGAACCAGCCGCACAGGTCATAGTGCTACAGGCTATGATGGCGCTACTACACTGCCTCGAGCGTGGTGTTTTTCACCATGACATCCATGCTGAGAATTTCCTGTTGAACAAAGACACGTTTCGTCTCAAGCTGATAGACTTTGGCTGCGGTCAGCTATTTAGTAGTGATGGCTACGAGAGCAAAATATACATCGGTGAGTATTTTGGGAGTGTGGAAACCTGAATGTAGTGACTTACTAATtatttgttgctttaaaatgtgcaaatgtCTTGCTTACAGGAGCACCGACTTACTGCCCACCGGAAGTCCTGACCGAACCTCGCTTCCACGCCGTCCCAACAAATGTCTGGGCCCTAGGAGTCTTGTTGTATAAGATGGTGAACGGATGTCTTCCTTTTCGCAGTAGAAGAGAAATCACACAGGCCAAAATTACATTTCAGAACTCCAGATTATCCGAAGGTGAGTGAATAATATTGATAACACTGATAAACGCACGCATGAAGCAAAGGCTCTGTACAGAAAcagttaaaggtgaagtatgtaagatttttttataactaTAGCCCAACGTATAGCGAGAGTTTGGGAAGGGGCCTtatgaaaatatgctttattttgtaAGAAATGACATACTTcacttttaaagtaaaaataaggaacattttacagtatattaatcatgttttagATGCTATTTTCACAGATGCCAAGTCACATGGTCATGACTAACCAGCTCTCTCCTTATTAAAATTTGTACAGAATGTGCAGATCTGATTAGCCAGTGCCTAGCCCGGGATCCCACTAAACGGCCGACGTTAGAGCAGATGTTTCAGCATGAATGGATTACAAGTGATCTAGATTGGGGAAGTTCAGGAGATTCAATCCGTCTGTGATTTCAGGTGTGAGGAAGTGTAACAGACAGAGTAGGATTATTATCATGTGTCTTCAATTCTGGATCATTTGCAGTGAGGTGTTCATTGTAATGTTCTCGTTATAGTCAAcctcatttatatagcgctttatacaatacagattgtttcaaagcggCTTTGtggtaataaacaggaaaataacagaatcagtGACGCAAACAGAATTGAATTCTGTTGTAATTGTTCATGAGTTGACTTGTTCATATGATCTTTGTATTGGACAGGAAATAACATACTTGCTGTCCTTGGTGGAAGACTTGACCCGAAGCCTGAAGTCCAACCCCAACCTGACAGGGAACTCGGAGCCCGTCCACGTCTGAGCGAGAACACGAGAGACTGCGAGACTGGAACCAAATCATCAAGCATCATCACAGCCACATttgctttgttttaaaatgaatttttgctttgttttttaaaaagtcaagacacctcatctttatttatatagcgcctcgTATATGACCAATCTgtacatatgtatatatcatttttgaattaaagaaatgtttttttttaaacagtctcGGCCTAGGAGGAACCTTTGAAGTGAAAAGGCAAAGACCTATTTTTGTGCTtcccaaaataaaactaaataaaaatgtaaataaaactcTACATGATATCAAATGTTTGGAGGTTTCACCATGGCAACAAGAACTCCTTGGTCTTTAACAATGACTGACATTAATTTAGTGATCAAATTTAGCACTCTTAAATATGATCAAAATGTTGTAATCATAATAACTAAACCTCAAATTGTCATACTGTAAATCAACATCTCTGTAAAATGTTACGGAGTTTCTAATAGAAATATGACTTTCTGTAACAAAACAGGGCATTGATTTTGTACAATCATGTTTATCCAACATCAGGCATTTTGGGAGACACAACAAGTGAATagggaaagaaattatatattatcaatattcctatgaaatattagacattattatgaaaatgttgccaattattactcccattattacacttcttttttcattacatgttgCCCCAAGAACACATtcatatgcaaattagatacagtATATAGATACATTGTATCGATTGTATCACATTTAAGGCCATTTTACCCACACATTGCATCAAGTAAAACGGTATATCAATCAATTCCGTTATATCTTTGATTATTTGAGAATTGTCTTTattaaagtttggttaaaaaaaaaatcctgaaccctaaaaatttatttgtaaatgaatATACTTCAAATAtctttgagttttttttttgttttatgatgcaccaaatgatctctaggtgaaagatctggactgcaggcaggccaattcagcacccggactcttctatgACAAAGCCACGTTTAGCcattgtaatagctgcagtatggttttgcattgtcctgctgaaatacacaaggccttccctgaaatagacgtcatctggagggaagcatatgttgctctaaaacctttatatacctttcagcattcatggCCTTCCAAAAAATACAAGCTGCTCGTATGCATTTATGCACCCCCacaccatcagagatgctggcttttgaactgaacgctgatgaCACGCTAGAAGGTctccctcaaaaaaaaaaaaaaacggtgtCCGTGAttttcaacatgaaaatttggactcgtctgaccatagaacacttttccactttgaaatagtccattttaaatgagccttggcccacaggaatGACAGCCCTtttggaccatgttcacatatggcttcctttttgcatgatagagctttagttggcatctgcagatggcacggcggattgtgtttaccgacagtggtttctggaagtattcctgggcccatttagtaatgtcattgacacaatcatgctgatgagtgatg
This genomic stretch from Megalobrama amblycephala isolate DHTTF-2021 linkage group LG2, ASM1881202v1, whole genome shotgun sequence harbors:
- the LOC125255739 gene encoding serine/threonine-protein kinase pim-2-like isoform X4, which gives rise to MKSPFRCCCPCSDVDVVKPFAPSPDLESEPDPEPPSPAPDLEPESDPEPPSPAPDLEPESDPEPPSPAPDLEPESDPEPPSPSPDLEPESDPEPPSPAPDLEPESDPEPPSPSPDLEPESDPEPPSPAPDLEPESDPEPPSPAPDLEPESDPEPPSPAPDHSGVKPINEKPTERRKRKRIRSFLNRLWKAMKSPFRCCCPCSDVDVVKPFAPSPDLESEPDPEPPSPAPDLEPESDPEPPSPAPDLEPESDPEPPSPAPDLEPESDPEPPSPSPDLEPESDPEPPSPAPDLEPESDPEPPSPAPDLEPESDPEPPSPAPDHSGVKPINDFTVCFSESFESLYDVGEMLGSGGFGRVYEGTRKFDGKKVAIKQMLKIDNDRYLHIPGHPKPLVTEVALLLMMRREPICPYVIHLYEWFEHPQTFTLVMEYPEPCESLHDFIARNPRLCEPAAQVIVLQAMMALLHCLERGVFHHDIHAENFLLNKDTFRLKLIDFGCGQLFSSDGYESKIYIGAPTYCPPEVLTEPRFHAVPTNVWALGVLLYKMVNGCLPFRSRREITQAKITFQNSRLSEGNNILAVLGGRLDPKPEVQPQPDRELGARPRLSENTRDCETGTKSSSIITATFALF
- the LOC125255739 gene encoding serine/threonine-protein kinase pim-2-like isoform X5, which encodes MSMAHMMGERGGQAVRSADSFDGWLCPPLPGQVPVEPKEALRGLTAQGAMEASPVKWSSTEKPTERRKRKRIRSFLNRPWTAMKSPFRCRCPCSDVDVVKPFAPSPDLEPEPDPEPPSPAPDHSGVKPINEKPTERRKRKRIRSFLNRLWKAMKSPFRCCCPCSDVDVVKPFAPSPDLESEPDPEPPSPAPDLEPESDPEPPSPAPDLEPESDPEPPSPAPDLEPESDPEPPSPSPDLEPESDPEPPSPAPDLEPESDPEPPSPAPDLEPESDPEPPSPAPDHSGVKPINDFTVCFSESFESLYDVGEMLGSGGFGRVYEGTRKFDGKKVAIKQMLKIDNDRYLHIPGHPKPLVTEVALLLMMRREPICPYVIHLYEWFEHPQTFTLVMEYPEPCESLHDFIARNPRLCEPAAQVIVLQAMMALLHCLERGVFHHDIHAENFLLNKDTFRLKLIDFGCGQLFSSDGYESKIYIGAPTYCPPEVLTEPRFHAVPTNVWALGVLLYKMVNGCLPFRSRREITQAKITFQNSRLSEGNNILAVLGGRLDPKPEVQPQPDRELGARPRLSENTRDCETGTKSSSIITATFALF
- the LOC125255739 gene encoding calcium-dependent protein kinase 27-like isoform X3; this translates as MKSPFRCCCPCSDVDVVKPFAPSPDLESEPDPEPPSPAPDLEPESDPEPPSPAPDLEPESDPEPPSPAPDLEPESDPEPPSPSPDLEPESDPEPPSPAPDLEPESDPEPPSPSPDLEPESDPEPPSPAPDLEPESDPEPPSPAPDLEPESDPEPPSPAPDHSGVKPINEKPTERRKRKRIRSFLNRPWTAMKSPFRCRCPCSDVDVVKPFAPSPDLEPEPDPEPPSPAPDHSGVKPINEKPTERRKRKRIRSFLNRLWKAMKSPFRCCCPCSDVDVVKPFAPSPDLESEPDPEPPSPAPDLEPESDPEPPSPAPDLEPESDPEPPSPAPDLEPESDPEPPSPSPDLEPESDPEPPSPAPDLEPESDPEPPSPAPDLEPESDPEPPSPAPDHSGVKPINDFTVCFSESFESLYDVGEMLGSGGFGRVYEGTRKFDGKKVAIKQMLKIDNDRYLHIPGHPKPLVTEVALLLMMRREPICPYVIHLYEWFEHPQTFTLVMEYPEPCESLHDFIARNPRLCEPAAQVIVLQAMMALLHCLERGVFHHDIHAENFLLNKDTFRLKLIDFGCGQLFSSDGYESKIYIGAPTYCPPEVLTEPRFHAVPTNVWALGVLLYKMVNGCLPFRSRREITQAKITFQNSRLSEECADLISQCLARDPTKRPTLEQMFQHEWITSDLDWGSSGDSIRL
- the LOC125255739 gene encoding myosin light chain kinase 2, skeletal/cardiac muscle-like isoform X1 gives rise to the protein MKSPFRCCCPCSDVDVVKPFAPSPDLESEPDPEPPSPAPDLEPESDPEPPSPAPDLEPESDPEPPSPAPDLEPESDPEPPSPSPDLEPESDPEPPSPAPDLEPESDPEPPSPSPDLEPESDPEPPSPAPDLEPESDPEPPSPAPDLEPESDPEPPSPAPDHSGVKPINEKPTERRKRKRIRSFLNRPWTAMKSPFRCRCPCSDVDVVKPFAPSPDLEPEPDPEPPSPAPDHSGVKPINEKPTERRKRKRIRSFLNRLWKAMKSPFRCCCPCSDVDVVKPFAPSPDLESEPDPEPPSPAPDLEPESDPEPPSPAPDLEPESDPEPPSPAPDLEPESDPEPPSPSPDLEPESDPEPPSPAPDLEPESDPEPPSPAPDLEPESDPEPPSPAPDHSGVKPINDFTVCFSESFESLYDVGEMLGSGGFGRVYEGTRKFDGKKVAIKQMLKIDNDRYLHIPGHPKPLVTEVALLLMMRREPICPYVIHLYEWFEHPQTFTLVMEYPEPCESLHDFIARNPRLCEPAAQVIVLQAMMALLHCLERGVFHHDIHAENFLLNKDTFRLKLIDFGCGQLFSSDGYESKIYIGAPTYCPPEVLTEPRFHAVPTNVWALGVLLYKMVNGCLPFRSRREITQAKITFQNSRLSEGNNILAVLGGRLDPKPEVQPQPDRELGARPRLSENTRDCETGTKSSSIITATFALF
- the LOC125255739 gene encoding myosin light chain kinase 2, skeletal/cardiac muscle-like isoform X2: MKSPFRCCCPCSDVDVVKPFAPSPDLESEPDPEPPSPAPDLEPESDPEPPSPAPDLEPESDPEPPSPAPDLEPESDPEPPSPSPDLEPESDPEPPSPAPDLEPESDPEPPSPSPDLEPESDPEPPSPAPDLEPESDPEPPSPAPDLEPESDPEPPSPAPDHSGVKPINEKPTERRKRKRIRSFLNRPWTAMKSPFRCRCPCSDVDVVKPFAPSPDLEPEPDPEPPSPAPDHSGVKPINEKPTERRKRKRIRSFLNRLWKAMKSPFRCCCPCSDVDVVKPFAPSPDLESEPDPEPPSPAPDLEPESDPEPPSPAPDLEPESDPEPPSPAPDLEPESDPEPPSPSPDLEPESDPEPPSPAPDLEPESDPEPPSPAPDLEPESDPEPPSPAPDHSGVKPINESFESLYDVGEMLGSGGFGRVYEGTRKFDGKKVAIKQMLKIDNDRYLHIPGHPKPLVTEVALLLMMRREPICPYVIHLYEWFEHPQTFTLVMEYPEPCESLHDFIARNPRLCEPAAQVIVLQAMMALLHCLERGVFHHDIHAENFLLNKDTFRLKLIDFGCGQLFSSDGYESKIYIGAPTYCPPEVLTEPRFHAVPTNVWALGVLLYKMVNGCLPFRSRREITQAKITFQNSRLSEGNNILAVLGGRLDPKPEVQPQPDRELGARPRLSENTRDCETGTKSSSIITATFALF